In Streptomyces rapamycinicus NRRL 5491, the genomic stretch GCAGCACAGGTAGTCGATCTCACCGCGCTCGACCATCCTGATCGCGGGCTGCACACTGTCACCCCAGAAAGCCATCCCGGCCCCCAGCCGCACCGTCTTGCTCATGCCGTCACCGCTTCCGTGATCCCGAGCAGGCGCGCGAGGTTGTCCCCGAGCACACCGGCCTCCTCCTCCGCTGTCAGTCCCCAACTCCGGATCGCCGCGATCTCGGTCGCCGGATCCGTCATTGGCCAGTCCGACCCGTAGACGACGCGGTCGGCCCCGTGCCGGCGGATGATTCCCCTGATTCGATCCGCCGGCAGGTTCCCGACGCTCGGCGGCCACGAGGTCTCCAGGTGGACGCCCGCGCCGACCGACCACGCCTCCGCCGCGTCGAGATCGTGGTATCCGCCGAAGTGGGCGGCGATGAACCGCAGGCCGGGAATCCCCCGCACCAGCGACGGCAGGTGCCTGGACGCACCACGCTCGTTCTGGACGTGGTCGCCGCCGCAGCCGACGTGGGCGATCACTGGGATGTCGTTCTCCGCCAGCGCGACGAGCATGTCCCTGACCTTCGCGTCGGCGAAGGAGACATCTTGGAACAGCGGGTGCAGCTTCACACCCACCACGCCGTTGTCCTTCAGAGAAGCGATGTTCCGCTCGATCGTCAGGTCAGGGTGGACAGTCCCGAAAGGGACGAACCGGCTCCTGTCCACCGTGCCCACGAACTCGTTGGTCCGGTGCACGGTCCGGGCCATGTCGGCGACCGCGAGGGTCATCGCCATGTCGATCCCGGCCGCGTCCATCGTGCGGCGCAGGCCGTCGAGCGTGCCGTCGTGCACGGGGTCGAGACCTACAGGCCGGTTCGCCAGCACCTTGCGGGCGATGTCGTCCGGCCACACGTGACAGTGTGCGTCGATGATCACGAGGTGTGCCCCTTGATGAGCTGTTTGGACAAGGCATCGAGCAGGACCTCGGTGGCCCCCTCGTAGACCCGCATCGGCCGGGCGGCCCGGTAGAGGCGCTCGATCCGCGAACCGCGAACCAGCCCGAACCGGCCCATCACCTGTACCGAGCGGTCCACGACCCGGCCGGCGACCTCGGTCGCGCCGACCTTGGCCATCGAGGAGAAGTGCAGGTTGCCCGCGGCGTCCGCCGCCGCGGCTTGCGCGACCTGATAGGTGAACGCCCTGGCCATCTCGATCTCGGTCCACGACATCGCCAGCAGCTGCGGGACGGGGCCGAGACGGACCAGCGGGCCACCGAACTGTTCGCGGCTCGTGGTGTGGGCGAGAGCGTCGTCGAGCGCGGCCTGGGCCGTGCCGATCGCCGCGCCGGCGACCGAGACCCGGAATGTGGCCAGCGTGGCAAGTACCAGCGCGAACCCCTTGCCCGGCAGGCCGAGCCGGTTCCCGGCGGGCACCCGGGCGCCGTCGAAGGCGATGTCACCGAGGACGTGCGGCGCCATGATCTGGTGCGGCCGGTTCGTGCTCACGCCCGGGGTGCCGGCGGGTACCAGGACCAGCGAGTAGCCGGTCCTGCCGTCGACCTCCTCCTTGCCGAGCACGCAGTAGTAGCTCGCGTCGCCGCCGTTGGTGATGAAGCTCTTGCTGCCGGTGACCACCAGCTCGTCCCCGTCGGCGGTGATCGTCGTGGAGAGGGCCTTGAGATCCGAACCGACGTCCGGCTCGGTCAGCGCCAGCGCCGCGATCGCCTCCATCGTGGCGATCTTCGGCAGCCATTGCCGCCTGATCTCCTCGGAGCCGCCGACGGAGATCGCGTAGCTGCCGATGCCCTGCATGGCGAACAGCGAATCGAGGTGACCGGACTCCCCCGCCAAGTGCTCGCGGACAATCGTCACGGCCAGCGAGTCCGGTTGCTCGAAATGCCCGCCGTAGGCCCGCGGGACCTGGATCGCGGCCAGCCCGCTGCCACTGAGGAGGCCGCGCACCTCCTCGTCGACGGAGTCGCTCTCGTCGGCCCGCTGGGCCAGCGGGGCGCACTTGGCGGCCAGGGCACGAGCCCGATCGCGCAGTTCGAGGTACGGGGGAGCGAGGTCGTGGAAGGGGTTCATCAGGCCGTCGCCCCCGCCGGCCGCGGCACGAAGGAGGGCCGCCTGTGCCGGTCCATCGGCTTCCAGCCCAGCGCGTCGTCGGCGATCAGGACGGCCTGGATGTTCGCAGAACCCTCTCCGGTCTGCCACAGCTTGGCGTAGTTGAGATAGACGCTGATCGGGAGCTCGTCGCTGAAGGCGTATCCGCCGTGGATCTCGGCGCACGCCTGGGCGGCCCGGTTGCAGACCTCGGCCGCGAAATACTTGGCGAGCGACGACTCCCGGGTCGGGACGGTGCCCTCGTCGTACTTCACCGCGGCGTCCCAGACGAGCATGCGGGCCGCGGCGACCTCGCACGCCATGTCCGCGATCTGCTTCTTGATCATCTGGAAGTTGCCTATCTTCTGACCGAACGCCTCGCGCTCGTTCGCGTAGTCGACCGCGGTGTCCAGACAGGCTTGGGCAAGCCCGAGCGAGCGGGCCGCGACGGTCAGCCGACCGAAGTCCATCGCGCTCATGGCGACCTTGAAGCCCTCGCCCTCGGCGCCGAGCATCGCCGAGGCCGGCACCCTGGCATGGTCGAAGGTGATCATGTTGGTCGGCATGAGCTTTCCCAACACCCGGCAGGGCACGCGGTCGACGACGACGCCTGGCGTGTCCATCGGGAGCAGGAAGGCCGAGACGCCCTTGTGACCGGCGGCGGGGTCGGTCTTGGCGTAGACGACGGCGACATCGGCGACGTTCGCATTGGTGATCCACATTTTCGCGCCGGTGATCAGGTAGTCGTCCCCATCGCGCACGGCGCGGGTCCGCATCGCGCCCAGCAGGTCCGAGCCGCCGTCGGGTTCGGTCATGGCATTGCAGCCGAGGATCCTGCCTCCGATCAAGCCGTCGACGTAGGCGTCGATCTGTTCGGCGGCGCCCCAGTTGGCGATCGTCAGCGGGACGGTCGCGGCCTGCAGGTTCATCGGAGCGCTGATCGGCGGGTAGGTGTAGGCGAGCTGTTCCGCGACGACGGCGAGCGCACGATACCCGGCCTCCGGGTTCTCCTCGCTCGGGAAGCAGCAGGAGAACAGGCCGAGCTCACCCATGCGCAGGTAGAGCTCCCGGGGGAACTCGCCGGCGTCCTCCAGTTCACGGAAGCGCGGCCGGACCTCCTTGAGGCCGAAGTCGCGGACCATCTCGGCGAGCGCGTCGAGCGTCTCGTCACCGTAGCTCGGGACGGGTCGGGCCATCTCCGCTCCTCCACTTCGAGAAGACCCGGCACTCTCGGCGGGCCATAAACTATGCGTATGTTTCGCTTGTATTCCTACTCCGCGGATACTGAAGGTGTCAACACCCCAAATGACGAGGGCCTCTGGTCTCCGGCAGTCCCGGAACGCTCAGCGGGCCGCCTCGCTCGGTTCGGCGGATGACGTCGGGCCGGCCGGCTCCCCGACGCCCCGGCGGGCTCGCCGGTCCGGAACGTACTCGCGCAACAGCACACCGGAGATCGCGGCAAGGAACGCCGCACCGCTCATATACGAGGCCACCCCGACCCAGCTTCCCGTGGCGTCCTGCAGCGCCGTCGCGACCAGCGGCGCGATCGACGCCCCGATCACCGTGCCCAGAGTGAAGCCCATGGCCATGCCGCTGTACCGAACCTGCGCGGGGAAGGCCAGGGCGAAAAAGGTCGGCGTCACCGCGATGTTCGCGCAGTAGGCCACGAACAGGATGACGAAGCCGAGCAGCATCAGCCCGTACTGGCGCGTCTGGAGCAGCGCGAACCAAAGGAACGAGGTACCCATCAGTGCCACGGACGAGCCGATGAAGATGAGCCGCCGGGAGGCCATCCCCCACCGGTCCGACAGCCAGCCGATGAGCGGCACCAGAGTGATCATCAAGCCGGTCATCCAGAGGACCAGGGAGAGCATGGTGCCGTCGGCCTGACCGAGCGCCGTCACGCCATAGGACAGCGAGAACACGATCGCGATGTAGTAGCTGACACCCGAGGCCAGCAGACCGAAGGCCAGCAGGATCACCTGCTTCCAGTGGGCTTTGAAGACCTCGACGATGGGCAGCCTGCGGACCGCGCCCTCCTGTTTCACCTCCTTGTACTCCGGGCTCTCCTCCAATCGGAGCCGGATGAACAGGCCCACCACGACCAGCACGGCACTGAGCAGGAAGGGCACCCGCCAGCCCCAGCTGCGAAACGCGTCCCGCGGCAGCCGCGACATCGCGAGGTACACGAGGTTGGCCAGCAATAGTCCCCAACCGGCGCCGGAGTTCACGAAGGCGCCGAACATTCCGCGGCGCTTCTCCATAGCGCTCTCGACGCTCATCAGCATCGCCCCCGCCTGTTCGCCGCCGAGCGAGAAGCCCTGCGCGAGCCGCAGGACCACCAGCAGGACCGGTGCGAGGATCCCGACCTGGGAGTAGGTCGGCAGCAGGCCGATGCCGACGGTCGCGACGCCCATGGTCATCAACGTGATGAACAGCGTGCCTTTGCGCCCGACCCGGTCGCCGAAGTGCCCGAAGACCGCGGCACCGATCGGCCTCGCGATGAACGCGATCGCGAAGGTCGACAGCGACAGGAGCGTGCCGAGGAAGTCGCCGACGTCCGGAAAGAACAGGTGCGAGAAGACGAGTGATGCCGCGACTCCGTAGATCGAGAAGTCGTAGAACTCCACAGCCGTGCCGATCATGCTGGCGACGACCGTCCTGATTTCCTGCCTGTGAGAGCTCTTTGTAGCGGCAGCCGCGGTCACGCCATGCCCCCTGCCGTCCAAACGGGAATGGACCGGGGTATGCAGCCGAGACATGGCAGGCGCCGACCCATCCGCGATCGATTGAGCTTCATTGATCAACCGCCCCTCTGTTCCGTGAACCTTGGTCAGCTCCGGAGCAAGGGCACGACCTCGGAACCAAAGCGATCGAGCTGGCGCATCGCCTCGGCGTGCGGCAATCCCGGCCAGTGCGGCTTGTAGACGAAATGCGTCATGCCGATCTCGTCCCCCAGCTTGTGCAGCCCTGCCGCGCACTCCTCGGGAGAGCCCAGGATGAACCGCTGCTCGATGTCCTCGCGCAGTTCCTCACCCGATTTCTCCACCGGGGTGTTCTGCCCCTTCAGCCCCCACTTGCGGTAGGTCTCGTACCGAGCCCGGTAGCGCACCAGCGCCGCCTCCATCGCGTCCTCACGCGAGTCCGCGATCAGCAGCTCCCTGCGCACCGGGAACTCGGCTGCCGGCGCCACCCCTGCCGCCTCGCGGGTCTCGGTGAACAACCGGCTCATCTCGTACAGCTGGGCGTGTGTCGGGAACGGCGGGCTGTACCAGGCGTCCCCCCGCGTCGCCGCCCGCTTCACCGCACCCGCCGCCTGGCCACCTATCCACACCGGCGGCCCACCCACCTGCACCGGCTGCACCGCCGGCTGGGCCTCGTGCACGCTCACGAACCGGCCCTCGGAGGTGACCTTCTCGCCACTCCACAGCCTGCGGATCAGCGCCAGCGACTCCTCGAACCGCGCCACCCGCTCGCCCTTGCGGACTCCGAACGCGTCGAATTCGTGCGGGCTGTAGCCCAGACCCACGCCGAACCGCACCCGCCCGTCGGTCAGGACGTCCAGTGTGGACATCTGCTCGGCCATGTCGACCGGGTTCACCATCGACAGCAGCACGATCCCGGTCGCCACATCCATCGACGGTGCATGCTGCGACATGTAGGTCAGCCACGGCACCGGCTGGAAGTACCGTAGCTCCGCGCCCAGGAAGTGCTGTCCCGCCACCATCAGCGAGAACCCCGCCTGATCCGCGGTTCGCACCAGCTCCGCATGCTCGTCACGCTGGCGCGCCGCCGGCGTCGCACGGTCATAGACCGAGGTCAACAGGATCCCGAACTTCATGCCGCGGCCTCCGTGGGCTCGTCGAGCTCGCCGGCGGCGAGCGGATGATGCTGATGGGCACCGAAGTAGTCGGCGCAGAAAGGGTCGGAACTGGACGACCAACGGAGCACGGAGACCTTCCCGGCAAGGACGCGATCGTCCCAGTAGACCCCCTTTACCTTGTCCTCGGCGACGCCGTAGACCTCGGCGACGCCTGCCGGAGTGAGCAGTCGGCTGTTCCGGGCGCGCTCATAGTCCTCAGGGGTGTCGAAGAACAGGTCGATCGTGACGCAGAACGGGCCCGCGTTCTTGCTGCGGATCACCACGGCGACCTCAGCCAGACGCATCGGCGGTCTCCTTCTCATGAGTCGTCTCCGGAGCACGGCTGGGGAACCGTTCGATGACGAACGGGAAGGGCACGACCGGGTCTTCGAGCGGGAGGAGGTGGTAGATGCCGAACCTGAAGACGTCCGACACCGGAATGACGACCGGCATGAACGGCGCCGCCGCGTTGCCGGCCGTGGTCTTGCGGTTCGGGTAGGGACCGATGAACAGCCGGATGAAGGCGAAGTAGGCGGCCTGCTCGGCGAGCGCCCGGTCGTCGGCGACGACGTCGACGATCACCGCCGCCTCGTGGCCGGTCACCCGGTCGTTCGGCTCCAACCCGCCCAGCACACCATCGAGCCCGAAGATGCGGATGCCCAGCCGCATCCGGCCATGAGCGAAGTGCTCGGCGAACCGCGCCGCCCCACGGACCTGCGCCTCGGCCGAATCGGTCCAGCTGCGGATCTGGGCGAGCAGGGTCGGTTCACGGACACCCAGCATCGAGATCGCACGGAACCCGGTGCGCGTCGCGCCCTCGAGCAGCACCGTGTAGGGCTGGTCGATCCACTCCGCACCCTGACACCAGATGCCCTCGGCGGTGGTCTCGTAGGTGGCGTTACGCAGGTCGAGTACACCGCCAGGGTTCTCCTCGAGCGCGGGGTGCGAACGCTCGTAGAAGGTATGCGACACCAGCGAGCGCACGCTGATCCGGTGTTTGGGACTCGGCGAGCGCACCTCGAGGCCGTCGGGGCCGACGTTTGCCCACAGACACTGCCCGGAGTCACCCGGCTCGGCGGCGAGCCCGCCGCATTCCAGCAACTTGCCCGCGTGCGCCGCGACAGCCTTCGGCAGACCTCGCAGCATCGGCAGTGCCATGAACAGGCCGATGTCGAGTGCGCGACCGGTGATCACGCCGTCGACGCCGGAGCCGAGCGCGGCCATCACCGGTTCGGGGCCGATCAGTCCGACGATCCGCTCCGCGCCTCGGACATCCGCCGACGTGAGCTGAGCGGGCAGGTGCGCGTCCTCCCCCGCGGCGACGACGGGCGGGCCGTCCCGCACCGCGGCGAGCATGAACCGCTCGCCGAGTTGGGAGCGGATCACGCCGACCCGCAGGTCCCAGCCGCGGCGCTCGCAGAGCGCGTCGAACTGGGCGAGGTTCCGCTCGAGGTGCACGTTGGCGCCGGCGATGCCGAACGAGAACACAAAAGGCACACCGTGTTCGACCGCGGCCTCCACATACGGTTCGACGTTCGTGGCGACGTCAGCCGCCGGCATCTCACCCGAGCCCAGCCAGTACGGGCCCCAGTCGCTGCCGGTGCCCTGGGCGACGATCACGTCGACGCCCCACTCGAAGGCCCGCTCGATGGCCGTCCGGATCTCCGGACTCGGGGCGATGTGGTTGACGAAACCCAGGATCCTGACCGTTCCCGGTCCTTGCTCGGCACCGTTCATCGCGCCATTCCTTCCTGCCGCGCGGCGAGGTCGCGGCGCGGCGAGCGTTTGAGGACCTTGCCCGTGGCGTTGCGCGGCAGTTCCTCAGTAAGGACGACCGGACAGGGCGGGCCGACCGACAGGGCCTCCGGGGCGTCGACAGTGCCGGTGCCGAGTTGGGTGATGCCGCCCGTGGTCTCGGTGAGGCCATAGAGCTGGTGGAGATCGCAGCCGAGGCGCCGGGCGGCACGCCGCTGCTCGGCCGGGGCAATCGGGGCGGCGCCGTACGCGATGTGCCGCAGCGACGGCAGGGTGGTCGCGCCCGTGCGCAGGCCGACCAGAGCCCCGCTCAGCGCGCCGATACGGGACAGCGGAGCGGCGGGCAGGCTCACCGCGTCCCGCCCGAACTCCCAGGCCCGGCCGACAAGCTCCACTTCGGCCCCGATGTTCACGGCGGTGAGCTGCACGCCCTTCGGCACACCGCTGGCACCCGAGGTGTAGACCTGCGGCACGACGCCGTCGACCGCGCGTCTGTGGGCTCCAGGCGGTGCGTGGGCGGCGAGCCACTCGGCGTAGTCCGTGACGGGCCTCGACCCGGATCCGATGCGCAGCCGCAGGACGAGTTCGATCCGGTTGCGCGGCACGGCGGCCACCCGGTCACCGGGCACGACGCCGGCCGCGGCCAGACCCATCGAGATGGTCCGGACAGTTCGGTCCAGAGCACCGGCCGTGACCGTCGTCGGGCCGTGGCGTAGGACGGTCAGGGCGGCGGTCTCCGGTGTGAGCGCTGACAGCCGGAGACCAGTGGCGTCGGCCGTCAGCAGCCCAGGGTGCGGAGCCACCCCGACCGCCGCGACGGCGGGGACATCCTGGTCTCTCATCAATCCTCCGAGGCAGCCCCACGAGGGCCTAATTATTCGCATGTTTCGACTTATTTTGATGGATCCTTCACGGCATGACGTATCGCGGGTCATCGGCGCGTAGCGCCGTGACACGTTCCGGCAGCTCGATGGGCGGGGCGAGGCTCGGCAAGCTCGCCATCGTCCGTCATGTGGCCACTCCGTCCCCAGAGCACGCCGAGCGGTCAGACCCAAGGGTCGAGGATCGGCTTGATCTCGTCCATGTTCCGGAGACTCCGGAGCGAGTCGGTCGCGCCCGCCAGCCCGTGCACCCGGCCGGAGAACAACGCACCGAAGTCGATCTCGTCGGACGCCTGCTCGAGGAAGCGCAGGCCACGCTCGTAGGAACCGATGTCCGATCCCAGGCAGCCGATGATCCGCAGCCCATGCCCGACAATGCGCGGAACGAGCACCTCCTGCGTGCCCCCGCCCAGGGTGCCGACGACCGCGTAACGGGCGTTGCGGGCAGCCATCAGCACACCCTCGGCGAACGCGCCGGGCGCGCCCGACATCTCGAGGATCACGTCCGGTCCGCCGCCGGTGAGCTCTTCCACCGCGGCCACGCGCTCCGCCGGGTCGGGATGCCGCCCGACGGACACGACGTCGTGCGCGCCCCAGCGCCGCGCGACCTCCAGCCGGTCGTCCGGTGCTCCGACGACGACCAGCCTGCGCGGATGACGCCGGGCCGCCATCGCCGTGGCGAACAGGCCGAGCGGGCCACTGCCCTGCACCACGATCCGCGACATGTGGTCGATCGGACCGAGTCGTTCGAAGGCGTTCACCACGGTGCGCAGGGCGCAGCTGCCCGCGGCCGCGGCGTTGCTGGGCACCGAGTCGGGCACGCGCACCCGGCCGGATCGGGGCCACACATACGAGTACTGTGCGAATCCGCCCGCCGAGTAGGGAAATTCCTCGGCGGTACGGAACATGCCCACGCGCCGGTTCGGGCACAGCGTCGGCTGCCGCTCGACCGAGCACATCTCGCATGTGCCGCACGCCTCGTGTTCCCAGACCACGCGGTCGCCGAGCCGCAGCGGCGCTCCTACCGAATCCACATCGGCGCCGTCGCCGATCGCGGCGACGCGACCGACGATCTCGTGACCGAGCACCAGCGGCGGGGTGACCGGCAGATTACTGACCGATCCCTGCCACGTGTGCACGTCGCTTCCGCACACTGAGGAGACCTCGACCTCCACCACCAGCGCCCCCGGCTCAGGGCGGGGCACCCTCACCTCGGTGACTTCGAGCTCCGCACCGAACCCTGGCATCAGCGCCGCGAACGCGGTATCCGGCAGCGTCGGCGTCCGTAGCCCACCCATCAGAAGATCACTTCCCATCGCGAAGGGAGCGCGGCATCGCGCCCCCGGATCACTGTGCTTCGTTGAGCGCCGCGCGCTCAGAGCGCTTCGCTCCGCTGTCGAGAGGCGGTTTTCCGGGATACTCCGTGGTGCGCGGCATCAGCAGGACGACCAGGACGCCCAGAACCGTAGGAATCATCAGCGCGTAGAAGGTCCATTCCAAGGAAAGCCCGGAGCTGATGATCCAGCCTCCGGCCAGTGGGCCGAGAATCCCACCGAGCCGGCCGACCGTCATGTAGGCGCCCAATGCGGAGGCCCGCACGGCTGCGGGGAACCAGGTGGCGACGAAGCCGTTGAGGATCGCCGCCGTGCCGCTGCCACCGACGCCGGCGAGAGCCACCGCGAGGTAGAGGATCGGCAGCGGGGGGCCGACGCTGAGAACCACGAGGGCCACGAGGCCGATGACGAATCCGAGCAGTGCGATCGGGCGGGCATGCGCGCGATCCGCGGCCCAGGACATGACCAGGCCGCCCGCGATCGCGCCGATGGACATGGTGGCGAGGAAGCTCAGCGCCGACCCGAGCGGATAGCCCGCCATGCTCATCAGCTGCGGCAACCATGTGTTCAGCCCGTAGATGAAAAGCTGCACGACGAGATCGCCCAGACCGAAGATCACCAGCGGGACCAGCAGAGGCCTCCGGCCGAGGGCACGCAGCGACGAACGGCGGCCGGTGGAGGCGTCATCCGCCGCCCGCGCGAGCACGTCGAGTCCGTATCGCCGCGCGACCATCCGCGCTTCTTCCATGCGTCCCTTCGATACGAGGAACTCGATCGACTCCGGCAGGGTGAACCAGGCGACCGGCAGGATCAGCAGCGGGAGTGCGGCGGCGACATACATCGGACGGAATCCGAAAGTCTCGATCACGACGATGCCCAGCAGCGAGGCGACCAGCATGCCGATCATGAAACCGGAGGTGAGCACCATGTTGACGAGGTTGCGGCGGGTGCGCGGTGCGAACTCGATCGCCAGCGCGATGGCGGTCGGCATGACGCCGCCAAGGCCGACACCGGCCAAGAACCGGAAGAGCCCGAACATCTCACTGGTCGGCGCGAAGCCACAGACAACCATGCAAAGGGAGAACCAGCCGGAGCTGAGCATCAGCATGAGCTTGCGGCCGAGCAGGTCGGTGGCAAAGCCGCAGAGCAGCGAGCCGACCAGCATGCCGATCAGGGCCAGGCTGGCGATCACCCCGAGTTCGTCGGCGTTCAGGCCCCAAGGCTCGTAGTTCAGCAGCGCCGGGATCGTGGTGGCGAAGACCGAGACGTCGTACCCGTCGAAGACGAGGACCAGCGCGCACAGCGCGGCGATCATCGAGCCGCTCAGTCTTCCCTCCGACGGCGGTGTGAGTATTCCCATCGGGGCTCCTCGTCATTGAGGTGGAGCATCGGCTCCGGGATCAGTTGGGGTTCGGGCCCGACTGTCGCGCCGGACAGGGGTCGGGTCGTGTTCATCGGGCCAGATAACCGCCGTCGACCGGGTAGAAGGAGCCGGTGACGAACGAGGCCGCGTCGCTGCTGAGCCAGGCCACCAGTTCGGCGACCTCGGCCGGGTCACCCAGCCGGCCCAGCGGGATCTGGGCGGCTCGGGCCCGCTTGACCTCCTCCGGTACGAGCCGCTCGACGAGCGGGGTCAGCACGTGCCCGGGCCCGACGGCGTTGACGCGGACTCCCCGGTCCGCGTATTCGAGGGCGGCGTTGCGGGCCAGGCCGACGATCGCGTGTTTCGACGCGGTGTACGCGGCGCTGCCGGCCTCGGAACCCACGGCTCCCAGCACCGACGACATCAGCACGATCGTTCCCCTGCCCTGCTCCGCCATGATCGCGAGTTCGGCACGCAGACATCGGAATGCGCCGTCGAGGTTGATGTCCATCACCCGCCGCCACGAGGCATCGTCGAGGTCGGCCGTCGCGGCGGCCGCGACACCGATTCCCGCGTTGTTCACCGCGATCTCGAGTGGACCGAGCTCGGCTGCGACGGCGACCACGTCGGCGACGCAGGCCGCGTCGGTGACATCGAGCAGGTGCGCCGTCGCCGACCCGCCCGCTGACTTGATCTCCTCGGCGACCCGCTCGGCCGCACCGAGGTCCAGGTCGGTGACCACGGTCATCGCGCCCGAACGGGCGAGAGTCTTGGCGCAGGCCTCGCCGATCCCCGATCCCGCTCCGGTCACGAGCGCGACCCGGCCACCCAGCTCGTAGTCGATCATGACGGGGAACCGGCGGTCGAAGGCAGCGGGCGGGTCGCGGGGTCGGCCGGGACCTGGACCGCGGAGGTCGCGCAAGGCTGGTACGACCGGTTGACCCCACCGTGTGGCGTGCCGTTCTGGACGACGACGTCACCCTCGCGCGACTCGGTCTCGGTGCCCGCCATCGCCAGGGCGAACTCGCCTGACACGACGCGGGTGTGCTCCATGGTGTCGGTGGTGTGCGCGCCGGAAGTCTCGGCCGAGGCGCCCACGGCATCGCATTCGCTGGGCATGGGTCTCCTTCCTCGTGGCGCAGCGCCCGGTCAGCGCGGAGCCGTGGGCGAACGCGGGGGCTCGAAGGCGGCGAGCGCTCCTCCGTCGATCACGATGTCGGTCCCGTTCAGGTAGCTCGACGCATCGCTCAGCAGGAAGCGGCAGAGGTGGGCGATTTCCGTTCCGGTACCGACACGGCCGAGGTAATTCGTGTCGGCGAGCCGCTGAAGAGAGCCCGGGTTGCGCTGCTCGTAGGCCCTCAGCATCGGCGTGTCCACAGCACCGGGCGATACCGAATT encodes the following:
- a CDS encoding zinc-binding dehydrogenase — encoded protein: MGGLRTPTLPDTAFAALMPGFGAELEVTEVRVPRPEPGALVVEVEVSSVCGSDVHTWQGSVSNLPVTPPLVLGHEIVGRVAAIGDGADVDSVGAPLRLGDRVVWEHEACGTCEMCSVERQPTLCPNRRVGMFRTAEEFPYSAGGFAQYSYVWPRSGRVRVPDSVPSNAAAAGSCALRTVVNAFERLGPIDHMSRIVVQGSGPLGLFATAMAARRHPRRLVVVGAPDDRLEVARRWGAHDVVSVGRHPDPAERVAAVEELTGGGPDVILEMSGAPGAFAEGVLMAARNARYAVVGTLGGGTQEVLVPRIVGHGLRIIGCLGSDIGSYERGLRFLEQASDEIDFGALFSGRVHGLAGATDSLRSLRNMDEIKPILDPWV
- a CDS encoding MFS transporter, yielding MIAALCALVLVFDGYDVSVFATTIPALLNYEPWGLNADELGVIASLALIGMLVGSLLCGFATDLLGRKLMLMLSSGWFSLCMVVCGFAPTSEMFGLFRFLAGVGLGGVMPTAIALAIEFAPRTRRNLVNMVLTSGFMIGMLVASLLGIVVIETFGFRPMYVAAALPLLILPVAWFTLPESIEFLVSKGRMEEARMVARRYGLDVLARAADDASTGRRSSLRALGRRPLLVPLVIFGLGDLVVQLFIYGLNTWLPQLMSMAGYPLGSALSFLATMSIGAIAGGLVMSWAADRAHARPIALLGFVIGLVALVVLSVGPPLPILYLAVALAGVGGSGTAAILNGFVATWFPAAVRASALGAYMTVGRLGGILGPLAGGWIISSGLSLEWTFYALMIPTVLGVLVVLLMPRTTEYPGKPPLDSGAKRSERAALNEAQ
- a CDS encoding SDR family NAD(P)-dependent oxidoreductase; this translates as MIDYELGGRVALVTGAGSGIGEACAKTLARSGAMTVVTDLDLGAAERVAEEIKSAGGSATAHLLDVTDAACVADVVAVAAELGPLEIAVNNAGIGVAAAATADLDDASWRRVMDINLDGAFRCLRAELAIMAEQGRGTIVLMSSVLGAVGSEAGSAAYTASKHAIVGLARNAALEYADRGVRVNAVGPGHVLTPLVERLVPEEVKRARAAQIPLGRLGDPAEVAELVAWLSSDAASFVTGSFYPVDGGYLAR